From one Coffea eugenioides isolate CCC68of chromosome 11, Ceug_1.0, whole genome shotgun sequence genomic stretch:
- the LOC113751991 gene encoding uncharacterized protein LOC113751991 translates to MVDQQGQGHGNNAGNPGSNLSNHEGVDRALERFQKFAPPKFIGGPSPDLAERWMDRMMDIFAALGYSEERQVSFVVFQFEGSARAWWNVIKAKWEREQTPWTWVNFTREFNEKYLPPIVQERREEAFIRQRQGSLSVAEYETQFTKLSHFAPELVLTDRKRIRRFVQGLNVKIQEALAAAQLDTFSQTLEKAQRIETARSQVKAFRDKNRTPSDTYTYTGGQSSGSEPPSKRSKEVDGTRPVGTPNQGKTREDQAGKGPQSGVSHGESMFGTRRVCDVCGATNHTEDTCWKKEKNWRCFRCGSNEHLVAQCPQKSRGGNKSGTKRTISRPIRDAKGMNFENEILLRGGGCEIPIRP, encoded by the coding sequence ATGGTGGACCAACAGGGTCAGGGTCATGGGAATAATGCCGGAAACCCTGGAAGTAATCTGAGCAATCACGAGGGAgtggaccgtgccttagaacggttccaaaaatttgcacccCCGAAATTCATAGGTGGACCTAGCCCTGACTTAGCTGAGAGATGGATGGACCGCATGATGGATATATTCGCTGCGCTCGGGTATTCAGAGGAACGGCAGGTATCTTTCGTTGTCTTCCAATTTGAAGGATcagcccgagcatggtggaatgtaataAAGGCTAAGTGGGAACGAGAGCAGACCCCCTGGACTTGGGTCAATTTCACCCGtgagtttaacgagaagtatTTGCCACCGATTGTTCAAGAAAGGCGGGAAGAGGCCTTTATCCGCCAGCGTCAAGGGTCGTTAAGTGTGGCAGAGTACGAGACACaatttaccaaactctctcatTTTGCTCCAGAGTTAGTACTAACAGACCGAAAGAGAATTCGTCGATTTGTCCAGGGTTTAAACGTGAAAATACAAGAGGCACTGGCGGCTGCCCAGTTGGATACATTCAGCCAGACCCTGGAAAAGGCACAGCGAATAGAGACAGCAAGGAGTCAGGTAAAAGCTTTCCGTGACAAGAATAGAACACCATCTGACACCTATACCTACACTGGTGGGCAAAGCTCGGGAAGCGAGCCACCTAGTAAGAGGAGTAAGGAAGTCGATGGTACACGACCAGTGGGGACTCCGAATCAAGGTAAAACAAGGGAAGATCAGGCAGGAAAAGGGCCCCAAAGTGGTGTCTCACATGGGGAATCGATGTTCGGAACCAGAAGAGTATGTGATGTCTGTGGGGCCACTAACCATACGGAAGATAcctgttggaagaaagagaaaaattggcGATGTTTCCGATGTGGTAGCAATGAACACCTAGTTGCTCAGTGCCCTCAGAAGTCGAGGGGAGGAAATAAATCAGGGACGAAGAGAACCATTTCTAGGCCGATCAGGGACGccaaaggtatgaatttcgagaacgaaattcttctAAGAGGGGGAGGTTGTGAGATCCCGATTCgtccttaa